One segment of bacterium DNA contains the following:
- a CDS encoding class I SAM-dependent methyltransferase produces the protein MAERILRSIRESYDRVADEYARRLFDELRDKPLDRRLLDRFAADVAGRGEVCDMGCGPGQVARYLRDAGAAVFGLDLSPRMVAEARRLNPDIAFREGNMLALDLPDGALAGIAAFYAIVNIPAGSLPVVFREMARVLGPGGLLLLALHAGRDTLRERELWGRPIDLEFLFFEPPAIRRELELAGLVVEDLVERGPYAPQVEYQSRRAYIFARRPAGPTPV, from the coding sequence GTGGCCGAGCGCATCTTGCGATCGATCCGCGAAAGTTACGACCGCGTGGCGGACGAGTATGCCCGCCGCCTCTTCGACGAGCTGCGAGACAAGCCGCTCGATCGGCGCCTGCTGGACCGCTTCGCCGCCGATGTCGCGGGACGCGGCGAGGTGTGCGACATGGGCTGCGGGCCCGGGCAGGTCGCCCGCTACCTGCGCGACGCCGGCGCCGCGGTGTTCGGCCTGGATCTCTCTCCGCGCATGGTCGCGGAGGCGCGGCGGCTCAACCCGGACATCGCCTTCCGCGAAGGCAACATGCTCGCGCTCGATCTTCCCGACGGCGCGCTCGCCGGAATCGCCGCCTTCTACGCGATCGTCAACATCCCGGCCGGCTCGCTCCCCGTGGTGTTCCGGGAGATGGCGCGCGTGCTGGGGCCCGGCGGCTTGCTGCTGCTCGCGCTGCATGCCGGACGCGACACGCTCCGCGAGCGCGAATTGTGGGGCCGGCCGATTGACCTGGAGTTCTTGTTCTTCGAGCCGCCGGCGATACGGCGCGAATTGGAGCTCGCCGGTCTCGTCGTGGAAGATCTCGTCGAGCGCGGGCCGTATGCGCCGCAGGTCGAGTACCAGAGCCGGCGGGCGTACATCTTCGCGCGCCGGCCCGCCGGCCCCACGCCGGTCTAG
- a CDS encoding FmdB family zinc ribbon protein has product MPTYEYRCPRCGHQFEARHAVNAAPPKCERCGRAVRRVFTPVGIIFKGTGWHITDYRKTPAPVEGETKKSESAASGKASGDGGKSGSAAADGGSKSSDGSTSRGGTKSDGARSKPASRAGGGRSGS; this is encoded by the coding sequence GTGCCGACCTACGAATACCGCTGTCCGCGCTGCGGGCATCAGTTCGAAGCGAGGCACGCGGTGAACGCCGCGCCGCCGAAATGTGAGCGGTGCGGCCGCGCGGTGCGGCGGGTGTTCACACCGGTGGGGATCATTTTCAAAGGCACAGGCTGGCATATCACGGACTACCGCAAGACCCCGGCGCCGGTTGAGGGCGAGACGAAGAAAAGCGAGTCCGCCGCGTCCGGCAAGGCCTCCGGCGACGGCGGAAAGAGCGGCTCCGCGGCCGCGGACGGCGGCAGCAAGTCGAGCGACGGCAGCACGTCGAGGGGCGGCACGAAGTCCGACGGCGCGCGATCGAAGCCCGCGTCGCGA